In Mycobacterium sp. JS623, one genomic interval encodes:
- a CDS encoding succinate dehydrogenase/fumarate reductase iron-sulfur subunit produces MAYQAKLRVWRGDDDGGALQDFSVDVNEGEVVLDIIHRLQQTQAGDLAVRWNCKAGKCGSCSAEINGRPKLMCMTRMSTFDPAETITITPLRTFPVIRDLVTDVSFNYEKAREIPSFTPPKDLQPGEYRMMQEDVNRSQEFRKCIECFLCQNTCHVVRDHEENKRAFAGPRYLMRQTELDMHPLDTNERRAVQAQDENGLGFCNITKCCTEVCPEHIKITDNALIPLKERAADRKYDPVVWLGDKLFRRG; encoded by the coding sequence ATGGCCTATCAAGCGAAGCTGCGGGTGTGGCGTGGCGATGACGACGGCGGCGCGCTGCAGGACTTCTCCGTCGACGTCAATGAGGGCGAGGTGGTGCTCGACATCATCCACCGGCTGCAGCAGACGCAGGCCGGTGACCTGGCCGTGCGGTGGAATTGCAAGGCAGGCAAGTGCGGCTCGTGCTCGGCCGAGATCAACGGCAGGCCGAAGCTGATGTGCATGACCCGGATGTCGACATTCGACCCGGCCGAGACCATCACCATCACCCCGTTGCGGACGTTCCCCGTCATCCGCGACCTGGTAACCGATGTGTCGTTCAACTACGAAAAGGCCAGGGAAATACCGTCCTTCACGCCGCCCAAGGATCTGCAGCCGGGCGAGTACCGGATGATGCAGGAGGACGTGAACCGGTCGCAGGAGTTCCGCAAGTGCATCGAGTGCTTCCTGTGCCAGAACACCTGCCACGTGGTGCGTGATCACGAAGAGAACAAGAGGGCGTTCGCCGGTCCGCGCTACCTGATGCGCCAGACCGAACTGGACATGCATCCGCTGGACACGAACGAACGCCGTGCGGTGCAGGCGCAGGACGAGAACGGCCTCGGCTTCTGCAACATCACCAAATGCTGCACCGAGGTGTGCCCCGAGCACATCAAGATCACCGACAATGCGCTGATCCCGCTCAAGGAACGGGCAGCCGATCGCAAGTACGACCCGGTGGTGTGGCTCGGCGACAAGTTGTTCCGGAGGGGCTGA
- the pe gene encoding acyltransferase PE codes for MRRLVASVSALVTVGATGCFGVGVAAADDSVAGWTPDHGAPDNGPTPLGTPGRGYALGGAHVLGIPYDEYIKRTGADWFPGLNRQIVDYPAGQVQGHVLERMFPGIGRLDDGFPGLGIDGPSIGESVDEGQGNLEATIRNGGPGTAIGLSEGAMVLDVLQAKLANDPTAPPPDQLSFATYGDPLAKHAFGESFLTQMFPVGSVVPALDFRMPAPVESQYDTYQFVSAYDSIADWPDRPDNWMSLANAVVGLATGHTAVAFTNPSMVPPQNIRTTVNSRGAKTTTYLIPEKHLPLVLPFKYLGVPEDTLNQLDGVLKPYVDAGYSRNDNPLTAPLEVDPVNGYDPAAVTAPATQAAFGGGADPISQILAGAQYVLNHKGG; via the coding sequence ATGCGGAGACTGGTCGCGTCGGTCAGCGCGCTGGTAACCGTAGGTGCCACAGGCTGTTTCGGTGTCGGGGTCGCCGCAGCCGATGATTCGGTTGCTGGTTGGACGCCAGACCACGGGGCGCCGGACAATGGGCCGACGCCGCTGGGGACGCCTGGACGGGGCTACGCGCTGGGTGGCGCGCACGTTCTGGGCATTCCGTACGACGAGTACATCAAGCGCACGGGTGCCGACTGGTTCCCGGGGCTGAACCGGCAGATCGTCGACTATCCCGCGGGTCAGGTCCAGGGCCATGTCCTGGAGCGGATGTTCCCGGGCATCGGCCGACTGGATGACGGCTTCCCCGGCCTCGGTATTGACGGCCCGAGCATCGGCGAGTCGGTCGACGAGGGTCAGGGCAACCTGGAAGCGACGATCCGCAACGGCGGTCCCGGCACCGCGATCGGGTTGTCCGAGGGCGCGATGGTGCTCGACGTCCTGCAAGCGAAGCTCGCCAACGATCCGACCGCGCCGCCGCCGGATCAATTGAGCTTCGCGACGTACGGCGACCCGTTGGCGAAGCACGCGTTCGGCGAGAGTTTCCTGACGCAGATGTTTCCCGTTGGCAGCGTCGTTCCCGCGCTTGACTTCCGCATGCCGGCCCCGGTGGAGAGCCAGTACGACACCTACCAATTCGTTTCTGCGTACGACAGCATCGCCGACTGGCCGGACCGCCCCGACAACTGGATGTCGCTGGCCAACGCAGTCGTAGGCCTCGCGACCGGTCACACCGCGGTCGCCTTCACCAACCCGAGCATGGTGCCTCCGCAGAACATCAGAACGACCGTCAACTCACGAGGTGCGAAGACAACCACGTATCTGATCCCAGAGAAGCACCTTCCGCTGGTATTGCCCTTCAAATACCTTGGGGTGCCCGAGGACACGCTGAATCAGCTTGACGGGGTGCTGAAACCCTATGTGGATGCCGGATATTCGCGAAACGACAATCCGCTGACTGCTCCGCTTGAAGTGGATCCGGTGAACGGCTACGACCCCGCGGCTGTCACCGCCCCGGCAACCCAGGCCGCCTTCGGTGGCGGCGCCGATCCGATTTCGCAGATCCTTGCCGGCGCCCAGTACGTGTTGAATCACAAGGGCGGCTAG
- a CDS encoding MMPL/RND family transporter: MQRLTDLVVRWPWAVIGVWVAIAIALPLTSPSLNEMAQRHPLALLPSDAPSSVAARQMTEAFHESGSDNLLVVAFINENGLKPADEAAYRKVVDALHDDVTDVVMVQDFFTTPQLRPFLTSKDKTTWVLPVGLAGELGTPRAFDAYNRVADVVRHNAAADGPLTVHVTGPAATVADLTVAGEHDRLPIEIAIAVLVLLVLLVVYRNPVTMLLPLAAIGTSLVVAQAVVARVSELFGLGVSNQSVIFLSAMIAGAGTDYAVFLISRYHDYLRQGAEFNDAVRRAMISVGKVITASAATVAITFVGISFARMGVFSTVGVACAIGVAVAFLAAITLLPPILVLAGPRGWVKPRRELTARLWRRSGIRIVRRPKTHLVASVLVLAVLAGCASFVHYNYDDRQALGPSVSSSIGYAALERHFPISQAVAEYILVQSPRDLRTPQALADLEQMAQRVSQLPNIGLVSGITRPTGVVPQEFRATYQAGIVGERMATGSAQIDQRAGDLNRLANGAGTLADSLSDVRAQINRIAPSMQRLIDSFSSMRSQFGGDKLVKQVETAAQLVQSINALGNAMGVNFSAVRDMFAWVGPVLAALNGNAICDANPSCSDTRIQFQKLVDARNNGSLDQINTLAGQLQGFGDKQSLDSTVKQLNDAMSNFSSAVRSMGLDRPGGLQAGLTQVEQNANRLADGSQQVAGGVDQLVGQVKLMGAGLDEAAAFLLAMRQDAADPSMAGFNIPSQILQLDDFKKAAKVFISPDGHSARYLVQTTLNPFSAEAMDQVNEITNAARSAQPNTQLADAKITMGGYPAALRDTRDYYQHDIRFIIVVTLIVVLLILMALLRAIVAPLYLVGSVVISYFAALGISVLTFQYLLGQQLHWSVPPLAFVVLVAVGADYNMLFVSRMRDESPHGTRFGVIRTLSSTGGVITAAGLIFAASVGGLLFSSIGIVVQGGFMIAVGILLDTFVVRTIMVPAMATLVGRANWWPSRLSMWRTGSAQVSAAS, translated from the coding sequence ATGCAACGGCTAACCGATCTTGTGGTGCGGTGGCCCTGGGCGGTGATCGGGGTGTGGGTCGCGATCGCGATCGCCCTGCCGTTGACGTCACCGAGCCTGAACGAGATGGCGCAGCGGCACCCGCTGGCGCTTCTCCCCAGCGACGCCCCGTCGAGTGTGGCCGCGCGGCAGATGACCGAGGCGTTTCACGAATCGGGTTCAGACAACCTTCTCGTGGTTGCTTTCATCAACGAGAACGGGCTCAAACCCGCCGACGAAGCGGCTTACCGCAAGGTTGTCGACGCGCTGCACGACGACGTGACGGACGTCGTGATGGTTCAGGACTTCTTCACCACACCACAGTTGCGTCCTTTTCTGACAAGCAAAGACAAGACGACGTGGGTGCTGCCCGTCGGCCTTGCCGGCGAGTTGGGCACGCCGCGAGCCTTCGACGCCTACAACCGGGTTGCCGACGTCGTCAGACACAACGCCGCCGCCGACGGCCCGCTGACCGTGCACGTGACCGGACCCGCGGCCACCGTCGCGGACCTCACCGTCGCGGGCGAGCATGATCGGCTACCCATCGAGATAGCGATCGCGGTGCTGGTACTGCTCGTACTGCTGGTGGTTTACCGCAACCCTGTCACCATGCTGCTGCCATTGGCAGCCATCGGGACGTCCCTGGTGGTTGCTCAGGCCGTAGTGGCCCGAGTCTCTGAACTCTTCGGGCTTGGCGTGTCCAACCAGTCCGTCATATTTCTGAGCGCGATGATCGCAGGCGCGGGAACGGATTACGCAGTCTTTCTGATCAGCCGCTATCACGACTATCTGCGCCAAGGGGCAGAATTCAACGATGCGGTGCGGCGGGCGATGATCTCGGTCGGCAAGGTGATCACTGCGTCGGCCGCCACGGTCGCAATCACCTTTGTCGGGATCAGCTTCGCCCGGATGGGGGTGTTCTCCACGGTCGGTGTGGCGTGCGCGATCGGCGTCGCGGTGGCCTTCCTTGCCGCGATCACGTTGCTGCCGCCCATTCTGGTCTTGGCCGGGCCTCGCGGCTGGGTGAAGCCGAGGCGCGAACTGACCGCCCGACTGTGGCGACGTTCTGGGATACGCATCGTCCGGCGGCCAAAGACCCATCTGGTTGCCAGCGTCCTTGTCCTGGCCGTGCTCGCGGGCTGTGCGAGCTTCGTGCACTACAACTACGACGATCGCCAAGCCCTCGGGCCTTCGGTGTCCAGTTCGATCGGGTATGCCGCGCTGGAACGCCATTTCCCCATCAGCCAGGCCGTCGCCGAATACATCCTGGTTCAGTCACCGCGCGACCTGCGCACACCGCAGGCGCTCGCAGACCTCGAGCAGATGGCGCAGCGGGTCAGCCAACTGCCCAACATCGGCCTTGTCAGCGGCATCACCCGACCCACCGGCGTTGTGCCGCAGGAGTTCAGAGCCACCTATCAGGCCGGCATTGTCGGCGAGCGGATGGCCACCGGTTCGGCCCAGATCGATCAGCGCGCCGGCGACCTGAACCGACTCGCGAACGGGGCGGGCACGCTGGCCGACAGCCTCAGTGATGTGCGCGCTCAGATCAACCGAATCGCTCCCAGCATGCAGCGTCTGATTGACTCCTTCTCGTCGATGCGAAGCCAATTCGGCGGCGACAAGTTGGTCAAGCAGGTCGAGACGGCCGCCCAGCTGGTGCAGAGCATCAACGCGCTCGGCAACGCCATGGGCGTGAATTTCTCCGCCGTCAGGGACATGTTCGCGTGGGTGGGTCCGGTGCTGGCCGCGCTGAACGGCAACGCGATCTGCGATGCCAATCCCTCGTGCAGCGACACCCGCATCCAGTTTCAGAAGCTGGTCGATGCTCGAAACAACGGAAGCCTCGACCAGATCAACACTCTGGCCGGACAACTGCAGGGGTTCGGAGACAAGCAGTCCCTCGACTCAACGGTGAAGCAACTCAATGACGCGATGTCGAACTTCAGCTCGGCGGTGCGCTCGATGGGTCTCGACCGACCGGGAGGCTTGCAGGCGGGGCTGACGCAGGTCGAACAGAACGCGAATCGGTTGGCTGACGGGAGTCAGCAGGTGGCCGGCGGAGTCGATCAACTCGTCGGCCAGGTCAAGCTGATGGGCGCCGGACTCGACGAAGCGGCGGCGTTTCTGTTGGCGATGCGGCAGGATGCGGCGGATCCGTCGATGGCGGGATTCAACATTCCGTCGCAGATCCTCCAACTCGACGACTTCAAAAAGGCCGCGAAGGTATTCATCTCGCCGGACGGTCACTCCGCCCGGTACCTGGTGCAAACCACACTCAATCCGTTCAGCGCCGAAGCGATGGATCAGGTGAATGAGATCACCAACGCCGCCCGCAGCGCGCAACCGAATACCCAACTGGCGGACGCCAAGATAACGATGGGCGGGTATCCCGCTGCGCTGCGCGACACCCGCGACTACTACCAACACGACATCCGTTTCATCATCGTGGTGACCCTGATCGTCGTCCTACTGATTCTGATGGCGTTGTTGCGTGCGATTGTCGCGCCGCTCTACCTGGTTGGCTCCGTGGTCATCTCGTACTTTGCGGCACTGGGAATCAGCGTGCTGACATTTCAGTACCTCCTTGGCCAGCAACTGCATTGGAGCGTTCCCCCGCTGGCCTTCGTGGTATTAGTCGCGGTGGGTGCCGACTACAACATGCTTTTCGTGTCGCGAATGCGCGACGAATCGCCGCACGGCACGCGATTTGGCGTGATCCGTACCCTGAGTTCGACGGGCGGGGTGATCACTGCGGCGGGGCTGATCTTCGCCGCGTCCGTGGGCGGTCTGTTGTTCTCCAGCATCGGCATCGTGGTGCAGGGCGGCTTCATGATCGCTGTTGGAATCCTGCTAGACACGTTCGTGGTGCGCACCATCATGGTGCCCGCCATGGCAACCTTGGTGGGGCGGGCGAACTGGTGGCCATCACGATTGAGCATGTGGCGCACAGGCAGCGCCCAGGTCAGCGCGGCCTCGTGA
- a CDS encoding GAP family protein: MWITLLAMAIAVSLEPFRIGMTVLMINRPRPGLQLLAFLTGGFAMGITVGLIVLFILRPALGSAHFTLPRVQIVVGAVLLINAALVATGVLGSRRFEPLATRTQPLLNGRSLWMAGVAGLGIALPSVDYLAVLALIVASGAAASVQFGALLLFNMVAFAFVEMPLVCYLVAPDRTRAMLSAVQDWLRSRRRRALTVLLAAVGCVLLVAGLAGL; encoded by the coding sequence ATGTGGATAACGCTCCTGGCGATGGCCATTGCGGTCAGCCTGGAGCCCTTCCGGATCGGCATGACCGTTCTGATGATCAACCGGCCGCGGCCGGGGTTGCAACTACTGGCCTTCCTCACCGGCGGATTCGCGATGGGCATCACGGTGGGCCTCATCGTGTTGTTCATCCTGCGGCCGGCCTTGGGGTCAGCGCATTTCACCCTGCCCAGGGTGCAGATCGTCGTCGGCGCAGTGCTGCTGATCAACGCTGCGCTGGTAGCGACGGGCGTATTGGGTTCACGGCGATTCGAACCGCTGGCGACGCGCACCCAACCACTACTCAACGGCCGATCGCTGTGGATGGCGGGCGTCGCGGGCCTCGGCATCGCGCTGCCGTCGGTCGACTATCTCGCCGTGTTGGCGCTCATCGTCGCCTCGGGTGCCGCGGCTTCTGTTCAGTTCGGCGCCTTGCTGCTGTTTAACATGGTGGCATTCGCGTTCGTGGAGATGCCACTGGTCTGCTACCTGGTGGCCCCGGACCGCACCCGCGCAATGCTGTCGGCAGTGCAGGACTGGCTGCGATCGAGACGCCGCCGCGCGCTCACCGTCCTGCTCGCCGCGGTCGGCTGCGTACTGCTCGTCGCGGGGCTCGCCGGGCTCTAG
- a CDS encoding AMP-binding protein, which yields MTPTTPKPQSSILSMLHGRASLRPNDVAFTFTDYADDAAGVRESLTWSQLSRRTMNVARELRPYGSRGDRAVILAPQGLEYILAFLGSMQAGFVAVPLPMPHRGSSHERVSAVVGDTKPAVVLTTCAAAEDVGDYVDQSPMDSVPKIVEIDSLNLDAGTGTSLTPADVPNIAYLQYSSGSTRQPAGVMLSHRNLQVNFDQLMRSLFAGAHVQSTTDLSIVSWLPFYHDMGLVLGVCAPILGGYRAELTSPTGFLEKPARWMQALAQTPHAFSAAPNFAFDLAARKTKDSDLAGLDLGGVLGIINGAERVEPATLERFADRFAHFNFRDDMLRPSYGMAEATVFVTSGTWSESSPATHFDVDELGAGRVRPCPAGKGAAALVSYELPQSPVVRIVDVDTSRESSQDVVGEIWVQGENVASGYWSRPPSEQSCFGATLVEPSPGTPDGPWLRTGDLGFIYRGELFIVGRIKDLLIIRGRNHHPEDIEATVQEITRGRVAAISVPVNSTEKLVTVIELKKRSELNDDAVRWLSAVKTDVTSAISNAHGLNVGDLVLVPPGSIPTTTSGKIRRAACAEQYRQDQFVRLDA from the coding sequence GTGACACCGACGACGCCGAAGCCCCAATCATCAATTCTCTCAATGCTGCACGGCCGTGCGAGCTTGCGGCCGAACGATGTGGCATTCACGTTCACCGATTACGCCGACGACGCGGCGGGCGTTCGCGAGAGCCTGACTTGGTCGCAGTTATCACGCCGAACAATGAATGTCGCGCGCGAGCTCCGTCCATATGGGTCGCGTGGTGACAGGGCGGTGATCCTGGCCCCGCAGGGCCTGGAGTACATCCTGGCGTTCCTGGGATCGATGCAAGCCGGATTCGTCGCGGTTCCGCTGCCGATGCCTCATCGCGGCTCAAGTCATGAGCGGGTCAGCGCGGTCGTTGGCGACACCAAGCCCGCGGTTGTTCTCACGACGTGCGCGGCCGCCGAAGACGTCGGTGACTATGTCGATCAGTCACCCATGGACAGCGTGCCAAAGATCGTCGAAATCGATTCCTTGAATCTGGATGCCGGCACCGGGACAAGTCTGACGCCGGCCGACGTGCCGAACATTGCGTATTTGCAATACAGTTCGGGTTCCACCCGCCAGCCGGCTGGCGTGATGCTCTCGCACCGCAACCTCCAGGTGAATTTCGACCAGTTAATGCGCAGCTTGTTCGCGGGTGCGCACGTCCAATCGACAACCGACCTTTCGATCGTGTCGTGGTTGCCCTTTTACCACGACATGGGTCTGGTGCTGGGCGTCTGCGCACCCATCCTGGGCGGCTATCGTGCCGAGCTGACGAGCCCGACTGGGTTTCTGGAGAAACCGGCCAGATGGATGCAAGCACTCGCGCAGACTCCGCACGCGTTTTCGGCGGCCCCTAACTTCGCCTTTGACTTGGCCGCCCGCAAGACCAAGGACAGTGACCTCGCCGGCCTCGACCTCGGCGGCGTGCTGGGCATCATCAACGGCGCTGAACGCGTCGAACCCGCCACCTTGGAACGCTTCGCAGATCGGTTCGCTCACTTCAATTTTCGCGACGACATGCTGCGGCCGTCGTACGGCATGGCGGAGGCCACGGTTTTCGTGACGAGCGGCACCTGGAGTGAATCGTCGCCGGCGACTCACTTCGATGTCGACGAGCTCGGCGCTGGCCGCGTTCGGCCATGCCCAGCTGGGAAGGGCGCGGCGGCGCTGGTCTCCTACGAACTGCCGCAGTCGCCGGTGGTGCGGATCGTCGACGTCGACACGAGCCGGGAATCCTCGCAGGACGTGGTCGGCGAGATCTGGGTGCAGGGCGAGAACGTCGCGAGCGGCTACTGGAGCAGACCGCCATCCGAGCAATCCTGCTTTGGCGCAACACTTGTCGAGCCTTCGCCCGGCACTCCCGATGGTCCGTGGCTGCGAACCGGCGACCTCGGGTTCATCTACAGAGGCGAGTTGTTCATCGTTGGCCGCATCAAGGATCTGCTGATCATCCGCGGGCGCAACCACCATCCCGAGGACATCGAGGCAACAGTCCAGGAGATCACCCGCGGTCGTGTCGCCGCGATATCGGTTCCGGTGAACAGCACCGAGAAGCTGGTCACCGTCATCGAGCTCAAGAAGCGAAGCGAACTCAACGACGACGCGGTGCGCTGGCTCAGTGCCGTCAAGACCGATGTCACCTCGGCGATATCCAATGCACACGGCCTCAATGTCGGCGATCTCGTTCTGGTGCCGCCCGGCTCGATTCCCACCACGACCAGCGGCAAGATCCGACGCGCCGCCTGCGCCGAGCAGTACCGGCAGGACCAATTCGTCCGGCTGGACGCCTGA
- a CDS encoding flavin reductase family protein, producing the protein MSDTDLTPTTLREAFGHFPSGVIAIAAEVDGTRIGLAASTFVPVSLDPPLVSFCVQNTSETWPKLKGLPALGISVLGEAHDEAARTLAAKTGDRFAGLQTVSRESGAVFVSGTSVWLESAIEQLVPAGDHTIVILRVSDITVHADVPPIVFHRSTFRRLGA; encoded by the coding sequence ATGAGCGATACCGATCTGACACCGACCACGCTGCGGGAAGCGTTCGGGCATTTCCCCTCCGGCGTCATCGCGATCGCCGCGGAGGTGGACGGCACCAGGATCGGGTTGGCGGCCAGTACTTTTGTCCCGGTGTCGCTCGATCCGCCGCTGGTGTCGTTTTGCGTACAGAACACCTCTGAAACGTGGCCGAAGCTGAAGGGGCTGCCCGCGCTGGGGATCAGCGTGCTCGGCGAAGCTCACGATGAGGCGGCCCGCACACTGGCGGCCAAGACCGGCGACCGGTTCGCGGGCCTGCAGACGGTGTCGCGGGAGTCCGGCGCGGTTTTTGTCTCGGGTACGAGTGTCTGGTTGGAAAGCGCCATCGAGCAGCTGGTCCCCGCAGGGGATCACACAATAGTGATTCTGCGGGTCAGCGACATCACCGTGCATGCCGATGTGCCGCCGATCGTCTTTCACCGCAGCACATTTCGCCGACTCGGCGCCTGA
- a CDS encoding condensation domain-containing protein — protein MRIGKITVGALDEWSLTSGSVTSWHPTVAAAETARRAPVSSVPVSYMQSQHLRNYCDRTSAGLTFSRQIIAACDVAGKCDISAMDHAVNAYIRRHDTFRSWFEQTGDGEFIRHAITDPADIEFVPIDQGHMTVDEIRAHVVAIPNPLEWGCFTFGIAQHENHFTFFAAMDHVHGDATLIGTTMLEANGMYSALSGGAQALTLPDAGSFDDFCVRERGQTSELTLDSPGVRAWIDFAENNNGSFPEFPLPLGNPDESTSSGMTSEILMDTAQTEHFESACTAAGARFVGGLFACLGLVEYELTGALTYYGLTPRDSRTAGDNFMTQGWFTGLIPITVPIAATSFSEAAWAAQASFDSGLDLSRVPYYRVLELAPWLNWPQPNFPVSNFLHGGAAPLNAILAAADMGLANNIGIYPDGRYSYQLTIYIFRYGEGTVMAIMHPDNPVAQKSVTRYMEAMKSVCVRVADSGDWGRVA, from the coding sequence TTGCGCATCGGCAAGATAACTGTTGGCGCACTTGATGAATGGTCGTTGACTTCGGGCTCGGTCACATCCTGGCATCCCACCGTCGCTGCTGCCGAAACGGCGCGACGCGCTCCGGTGAGTTCGGTGCCCGTCAGCTACATGCAGAGCCAACACCTTCGTAACTATTGTGATCGCACATCCGCAGGGCTGACCTTCTCCCGGCAAATCATTGCGGCCTGCGATGTGGCGGGCAAATGCGATATCTCGGCGATGGATCACGCCGTCAACGCATACATCCGCCGGCACGACACGTTCCGCAGTTGGTTCGAACAGACCGGCGACGGCGAGTTCATCCGGCATGCCATCACCGATCCGGCCGATATCGAATTCGTGCCGATCGATCAGGGTCACATGACGGTCGACGAAATACGCGCTCACGTCGTGGCCATCCCGAATCCCTTGGAGTGGGGCTGCTTCACTTTCGGGATAGCCCAGCACGAGAACCACTTCACATTCTTTGCCGCCATGGATCACGTGCACGGGGATGCGACATTGATTGGCACAACGATGTTGGAAGCCAACGGAATGTACTCGGCGCTGAGCGGCGGCGCTCAGGCCCTCACGCTTCCCGATGCCGGCAGCTTCGACGATTTCTGTGTCCGCGAGCGCGGGCAAACATCAGAGTTGACGCTGGATTCGCCCGGCGTGCGCGCGTGGATTGACTTCGCCGAGAACAACAATGGGAGCTTTCCCGAGTTCCCGCTGCCGCTGGGTAATCCCGACGAGTCGACCAGCAGCGGGATGACCTCAGAAATCCTGATGGACACGGCGCAGACGGAACACTTCGAATCCGCCTGCACCGCGGCCGGCGCGCGTTTCGTCGGCGGCTTGTTCGCTTGTCTGGGCCTGGTGGAGTACGAGCTCACCGGTGCCCTCACCTATTACGGCCTCACTCCGAGGGATTCCCGCACAGCTGGCGACAATTTCATGACGCAGGGCTGGTTCACCGGCTTGATCCCGATCACCGTCCCGATCGCGGCGACCTCGTTCAGCGAGGCCGCGTGGGCAGCGCAGGCGTCATTCGATTCGGGCCTGGACCTGTCGCGAGTGCCGTACTACCGGGTCTTGGAGTTGGCGCCATGGTTGAACTGGCCCCAGCCGAATTTTCCGGTGTCGAACTTTCTGCACGGCGGGGCAGCTCCGCTCAACGCCATCCTCGCGGCAGCCGACATGGGTCTTGCGAACAACATCGGGATCTACCCCGACGGCCGGTACTCCTACCAGCTGACGATCTACATATTCAGGTACGGGGAGGGCACGGTCATGGCGATCATGCATCCCGACAACCCGGTGGCCCAGAAATCAGTTACCCGCTACATGGAGGCCATGAAGTCGGTGTGCGTGCGGGTCGCTGACAGCGGGGACTGGGGACGCGTCGCATAG